A genomic stretch from Ictalurus punctatus breed USDA103 chromosome 2, Coco_2.0, whole genome shotgun sequence includes:
- the LOC128629454 gene encoding 60S ribosomal protein L37a-like — protein MYKKAKCTKKVGIVVKYGTGYGTSLRKMVEKIEISQHGKYACSFCGKTRMKKKVVGLRHFESCMKTFDGGVWTCNITLAVIVESAIKRLKEMKGFIFLEE, from the exons ATGTATAAAAAGGCCAAGTGCACCAAGAAGGTGGGAATTGTTGTGAAATATGGTACCGGTTATGGTACCTCGCTCAGGAAGATGGTGGAAAAGATTGAGATCAGCCAGCACGGCAAGTACGCCTGCTCCTTCTGTGGCAAGACTAGGATGAAGAAAAAGGTTGTTGGCCTCAGGCACTTTGAGTCCTGCATGAAAACTTTTGATGGAGGTGTCTGGACATGCAACATCACATTGGCTGTCATAGTTGAGTCTGCCATCAAGAGACTGAAGGAGATGAAGGGCTTTATTTTT TTAGAAGAGTAA